AAAAATAAAACTATTCCAAATATCCTCCTTAATATAACAGCATCCAATTTTGTTGATAACCTAACACCATAAGATGAAAACATCGCACTTGGTATTGCAATACACAAACCAACAAGGAGGGATACATAACCTACGTTATACAAATCAACAGAATCGATATTTGGATTTGCGCTTAAATAGGGAATCAACCCTCCAAATGACGTTAAGATTATCATCCCAAGGGATGTTCCAATGGCTTTTTTTATTGGAAACTTTAAGAATAAAATCATAACTGGAATTGCTATAACCCCTCCACCTAAACCAACCATCCCTGTGAGAATTCCAATCAAAAATCCACAAACGATTAGAGGGATTAAATTTGGTTTTACGAAATCTTCAATTTCTCTAATTTTTGGACAACGTATCATATTTATTGAGATTGCAATTAAAATAACCCCAAATATAATTTTTAATAACCCTCCACTTAAGTAGTTGACCACAATAGTTCCACTGATGTAGGAGCCAACCATCCCCATCATGCCCATTAACGCCGCTGATTTCCAATCGACGTTTTTGAATTTGCTGTGCTTGTATGCCCCAACAAGGGACGTTATAAATACAACAAACAAACTCGTA
The window above is part of the Methanotorris formicicus Mc-S-70 genome. Proteins encoded here:
- a CDS encoding sulfite exporter TauE/SafE family protein → MLFSIFVLLGIVVGILSGLLGVGGGFIVVPSLIYAFDYLNISENFAVKMAFGTSLFVVFITSLVGAYKHSKFKNVDWKSAALMGMMGMVGSYISGTIVVNYLSGGLLKIIFGVILIAISINMIRCPKIREIEDFVKPNLIPLIVCGFLIGILTGMVGLGGGVIAIPVMILFLKFPIKKAIGTSLGMIILTSFGGLIPYLSANPNIDSVDLYNVGYVSLLVGLCIAIPSAMFSSYGVRLSTKLDAVILRRIFGIVLFLVGLNLIF